One part of the Microtus ochrogaster isolate Prairie Vole_2 chromosome 16, MicOch1.0, whole genome shotgun sequence genome encodes these proteins:
- the Epcam gene encoding epithelial cell adhesion molecule, with translation MAPPQARAFGLLLAVVTATLAAAQQECVCDNYKLGTGCFLNERGECQCKSLGTSNTVLCSTLASKCLVMKAEMAHSKSGRRLKPEGAIQNNDGIYDPDCDEHGLFKAKQCNGTSTCWCVNTAGVRRTDKDTEITCSERVRTYWIIIELKHKERENPYNLQSLKTALQDTFSSRYKLHPAFIKNILYENNVITIDLMQNSSQKTQDDVDIADVAYYFEKDVKGESLFQSSKKMDLRVNGEQLDLDPGQTQIYYVDEKAPEFSMQGLTAGIIAVIVVVALAIIAGVVVLIITTRKKSAKYEKAEIKEMGEIHRELNA, from the exons ATGGCGCCCCCCCAGGCCCGAGCCTTCGGGCTCCTGCTCGCGGTGGTCACGGCGACGCTGGCCGCGGCTCAGCAAG aaTGTGTCTGTGACAACTACAAGCTGGGGACAGGCTGCTTTTTGAATGAAAGAGGGGAATGCCAGTGTAAGTCCCTTGGCACATCGAATACTGTCCTGTGCTCCACAT TGGCATCCAAATGTTTGGTGATGAAGGCGGAAATGGCTCACAGCAagtctgggaggaggctgaaacctGAGGGGGCGATCCAGAACAACGACGGCATCTACGATCCCGACTGTGACGAGCACGGGCTCTTTAAAGCCAAGCAGTGCAATGGCACCTCCACGTGCTGGTGCGTGAACACTGCAGGGGTCCGGAGAACcgacaaagacacagaaataacGTGTTCCGAGCGAGTGAGGACCTA ctggatcatCATTGaactaaaacacaaagaaagagaaaacccttATAACCTTCAGAGTCTGAAGAC TGCACTTCAGGATACGTTCTCATCTCGATACAAACTGCATCCAGCATTTATCAAAAATATTCTG TATGAGAATAATGTTATCACTATCGATCTGATGCAAAACTCTTCTCAGAAAACTCAAGATGATGTGGACATAGCTGATGTGGCTTACTATTTTGAAAAAGAT GTGAAAGGGGAATCCTTGTTCCAGTCTTCTAAGAAAATGGACCTGAGAGTCAATGGAGAACAGCTTGATCTGGACCCTGGCCAGACCCAGATTTACTATGTTGATGAAAAGGCCCCTGAGTTCTCAATGCAGGGTCTCACGGCTGGCATCATCGCTGTCATTGTGGTGGTGGCATTAGCAATCATCGCGGGGGTAGTTGTGCTG